From the Acidobacteriota bacterium genome, the window GCGAAAACGCACCCGGCGCTCGTCCCAACGCGATAGCTCGATGTCACGAAACAGCAACGGGAAGAAGCCCCTTCCCCCACCGGGCGGCTCGACGAATCGCCGAGAGAGGACCTTCGGCCCGAAGCTCGTCTCCAGAGTGCGAATCGTCGAGAATGTGTTGAAGCCCTCGTCGATCCACGCATCCTCGAACTCGTTGTTGCCGACAAGCCCGTACCAGAACTGATGACCCGCCTCGTGGATCGTGACGCTCTCCGGCGAATCCATCCCCTTCGGATTGAACAATCGCGTTCCGGACGTAAACAGCGTCGGGTATTCCATTCCGCCGGCGCCACTGCCCCACGCCGGGTCGACGACCGTCACGTGCCCGTACGGGTAGGGTCCGTACCACTGACCGTACGATTCGAGAGCTGCCTCGGTGGCCGCGAAGTGCCGGTCGGCCTGACCCAGGTGTTCCGCCTGCATCATCAGACGCATGGCGACCGTCGGCAGACCCTCGCGCGCAAACATCCGTTCCAGCACGACGTAGTCGGGGCTTGTCGTCCATGTGAAAGCGTGAACGTCCGCCTGATGGTAGCGGTGACTCCGTTGCCCGTCGGCCGTCTCGGTCGTCTCCAACGGCCGTCCGGTGGCGCCCAATTCGTACGACTCCGGCACGGTCATCGTAACGTCGTAGACACCGTAGTCGGAGAAGAACTCCGTCGTCGAGTGGAACTGGTGGCAATTCCAACCGCGCTCACCCTCGAAGACGCCTAGCTTGGGGAACCAGTGCGCGAAGAAGTAGTACTCGCCGCGGGCACCGGTCCTGGCGAACGTCTTAGGGATCTTCGACCGCCATTCCATCCGAATCTGCGCGGTCTCCCCCGGCTGAACCGCGTTTGGCAACGAGACCACCAGGACCGTCCTGTCATCGGCATTGCCGTCGTCGGGTGTCGCGAAGCGGGACTCATCGGTCAGATCAAGAGTCTCGGTTCCAAGCCACTCGATCCGGTCGACCTCGATCCAACTCCAGTCGCTCTCCCGGACGTCGCCACTCAGGTCACTGCGGTCCCGTATGCGATCCCCTTTCATCCAGGTGCTGCGATCGTTGCGCCAACCGTTCCAGTAGAGGTGGAACCACATCTCGTCCGTTTCACGATCGGTGATGTTGGTCCACTCGAGGGTCTGACTGCCGATCAGCATGCGCTGCTCGACGTCCAGACGTACCTGAATGTCGTAGTTGGCATTTCGTGCAGACTCGTGGAGCGGCTCGGGAGGCGCAGTCGCCGTCACCAGCGAGAGGGTGACCATCGCGAGCCCAAGCAGAGCCCAGGGTGCGAATCGACGGACGGTCCTTGCGGGACGATGCATTCGCCTAGGTTAGTCGATGATCACGTAAGACAAAAGTGTTACGGTTGTGTCGGGTCGCTCTTCCCCCTTTCGGAGCCCAGCCGTGGCAAGACAATCGACGACACGTGCAGACATTGCGATGATCGGTCTGGGCGTGATGGGTCGCAATTTCGCCCTCAACATGGTCGATCACGGCTTCAACGTCGCCGTGCACGACATCGATCCCGACGCGATCGCCCGTTTCGCCGCAGAGAACACGGGGGCGGCGGGCACCATCGTGCCGTGCCGGACGCTGAAGAAGCTGCTTGACGTCCTGACCCGACCCCGACGGATCGTGATGCTGGTTCCTGCCGGCGCTCCGGTCGACGCCGTCATCCGTTCGTTGGGGCGGGGCC encodes:
- a CDS encoding M1 family metallopeptidase produces the protein MHRPARTVRRFAPWALLGLAMVTLSLVTATAPPEPLHESARNANYDIQVRLDVEQRMLIGSQTLEWTNITDRETDEMWFHLYWNGWRNDRSTWMKGDRIRDRSDLSGDVRESDWSWIEVDRIEWLGTETLDLTDESRFATPDDGNADDRTVLVVSLPNAVQPGETAQIRMEWRSKIPKTFARTGARGEYYFFAHWFPKLGVFEGERGWNCHQFHSTTEFFSDYGVYDVTMTVPESYELGATGRPLETTETADGQRSHRYHQADVHAFTWTTSPDYVVLERMFAREGLPTVAMRLMMQAEHLGQADRHFAATEAALESYGQWYGPYPYGHVTVVDPAWGSGAGGMEYPTLFTSGTRLFNPKGMDSPESVTIHEAGHQFWYGLVGNNEFEDAWIDEGFNTFSTIRTLETSFGPKVLSRRFVEPPGGGRGFFPLLFRDIELSRWDERRVRFRQSAESDIPDSHTFRYFPGTAGNISYSKTALWLATLERHLGWEVLQPILSTFFERYRYRHPDAADFIAVAEEVSGQDLSWFFDQVHYDHVAFDYAVHSISSVPAEPTGFIDGDPEPVYNEPEDDPDSGRWLSEVIVQRNGGGVFPVDVLLQFEDGEERRFQWDGSETWKAFTVTRESKLRRAVVDPDRVLMLDVNYSNNGRSVESRADLPAGKWSTRWLVWAQDLFTTFAYFI
- a CDS encoding NAD(P)-binding domain-containing protein, with the translated sequence MARQSTTRADIAMIGLGVMGRNFALNMVDHGFNVAVHDIDPDAIARFAAENTGAAGTIVPCRTLKKLLDVLTRPRRIVMLVPAGAPVDAVIRSLGRGLTRGDVLVDGGNSLWTDTERRQTALTPRGIHFVGSGVSGGEVGARFGPSLMPGGSRDAWRILRPIWNAVAARVDRK